A region from the Citrobacter telavivensis genome encodes:
- a CDS encoding 3-oxoacid CoA-transferase subunit B, whose amino-acid sequence MKKLSRDEMARRVAQDIPEGAYVNLGIGLPTRIANYLPAEKEIFLHSENGLLGMGPKPAEGEEDPELINAGKEYVTLLQGGCFFHHGDSFAMMRGGHLDICVLGAYQVSASGDLANWSTGAPDAIPAVGGAMDLAIGARQVFVMMDHLTRDGECKLVEYCSYPLTGMGCVSRIYTDLAVIDITDTGPVVREIFNGLSFEELQRLTPVTLSCEPLAQSA is encoded by the coding sequence ATGAAGAAATTATCCCGTGACGAAATGGCCAGACGCGTGGCGCAGGATATTCCGGAAGGAGCATACGTCAATCTGGGGATCGGCTTGCCGACCCGCATCGCCAACTACCTGCCGGCGGAAAAAGAGATTTTCCTGCACAGTGAAAATGGCCTGCTCGGGATGGGGCCAAAACCCGCAGAAGGGGAAGAAGATCCGGAACTGATTAACGCCGGAAAAGAGTACGTCACCTTGTTGCAGGGCGGTTGCTTTTTCCACCACGGCGACTCTTTCGCCATGATGCGTGGCGGACACCTCGATATCTGCGTGCTGGGGGCGTATCAGGTCTCTGCATCAGGGGATCTTGCCAACTGGAGTACCGGTGCGCCGGACGCCATTCCCGCCGTGGGCGGCGCGATGGATCTGGCGATCGGTGCGCGCCAGGTTTTCGTGATGATGGACCATCTGACCCGCGACGGTGAGTGCAAACTGGTTGAGTACTGCTCCTACCCACTGACGGGCATGGGCTGTGTCAGCCGTATCTATACCGACCTGGCAGTGATCGACATTACCGACACGGGGCCGGTTGTCCGGGAGATTTTCAACGGTCTCTCTTTTGAGGAGTTGCAGCGTCTGACGCCGGTAACGCTGAGCTGTGAACCGCTGGCGCAAAGCGCATAA